The following proteins come from a genomic window of Geitlerinema sp. PCC 9228:
- a CDS encoding MoaD/ThiS family protein — MTESRPLTIKYFAQLREVRGLSSEDRQSTAATPADLYAELQNQYGFSLPQERLRVAINDRFAEWSDGLQAHDTVAFIPPVGGG; from the coding sequence ATGACCGAATCCCGTCCCTTAACCATCAAATATTTTGCCCAACTGCGGGAAGTACGAGGTCTGTCTTCGGAAGACCGGCAAAGTACCGCAGCTACGCCGGCGGATTTGTACGCCGAACTGCAAAATCAGTATGGCTTTTCCTTACCCCAGGAACGCTTGCGGGTTGCTATCAACGACCGCTTTGCCGAATGGTCCGATGGGCTGCAGGCGCACGATACCGTTGCTTTTATTCCCCCGGTTGGTGGAGGTTGA